The following coding sequences lie in one Silene latifolia isolate original U9 population chromosome 5, ASM4854445v1, whole genome shotgun sequence genomic window:
- the LOC141655253 gene encoding uncharacterized protein LOC141655253, whose protein sequence is MCTLETFSHWSGLSANNDKTDVYFGGVPATVKHQILQVTGFSEGRFPFRYLGLPLHTARNTFDNYRGLITKIKPRLNIGQPSPSLMLEKFTYNLIHNTIWDNNSKPYHSESFRSILAVKEEILGRTGTIHAASVLLNSWVQNGKFHIKAAYDWFRTPATALPWAPALNSQFLIPSHRLITTLALQEKLATVDKIAARGFSIANRFILCKEAQETHSHIFLQCSFSRHLWTGILTWLGLPHRAFDLTKELLWCIEKKHIRHWKNGWFISLYRSRAVYYHIWAERNARIFLGAEKTATQLLYIIRNNVSSRILGKVPSKDYEKAVHRLNFF, encoded by the exons atgtgtaCTTTGGAAACTTTTTCTCACTGGTCTGGCTTATCTGCAAATAATGATAAAACTGATGTGTACTTTGGTGGGGTTCCTGCTACTGTCAAGCATCAAATTTTGCAAGTTACTGGGTTCTCTGAGGGGAGATTCCCTTTCAGATACCTAGGTCTTCCCCTTCATACTGCAAGGAACACTTTTGACAATTATAGGGGTCTCATAACTAAGATCAAACCCAGATTAAACATTGGGCAGCCAAGTCCTTCTCTTATGCTGGAAAAGTTCA CCTATAACTTGATCCATAATACCATTTGGGATAATAACAGCAAACCCTACCACTCTGAAAGTTTTAGGAGCATTCTAGCAGTAAAAGAGGAAATCCTTGGTCGGACTGGTACTATACATGCTGCTAGTGTCTTGCTTAATTCTTGGGTTCAAAATGGTAAGTTTCATATTAAGGCTGCCTATGACTGGTTTAGAACACCTGCAACTGCCCTCCCTTGGGCCCCTGCACTCAATAGTCAATTCCTAATCCCTAGCCATAGACTGATTACTACCTTAGCCCTTCAAGAAAAGCTGGCTACTGTGGATAAAATTGCTGCTAGAGGCTTCTCCATAGCTAACAGATTCATTCTTTGTAAGGAAGCTCAGGAAACTCATAGTCATATTTTCCTTCAGTGCTCCTTTTCTAGACATCTTTGGACTGGTATTCTCACCTGGCTTGGCCTGCCACACAGAGCTTTTGATCTTACTAAGGAGCTACTCTGGTGCATTGAAAAGAAGCATATAAGACACTGGAAGAATGGGTGGTTCATTTCTTTGTATAGGAGTAGAGCCGTCTACTACCATATTTGGGCTGAAAGAAATGCTAGAATTTTTCTAGGAGCTGAAAAAACTGCTACTCAACTCCTTTATATTATCAGAAATAATGTTAGTAGTCGCATCTTAGGGAAAGTTCCTAGTAAGGACTATGAAAAGGCTGTCCATAGGCTAAACTTCTTTTGA